A region of the Pseudomonas sp. A34-9 genome:
AAGTGCGCACGCGATTCGTCGTCGAGGTAGTCGGCCATTTTCGGCGCATCGACCAGCACCGCTTGAGTGTCGGCATTTTTCGTGTCGAGCACGCGCAACGGGTTGGTTTTGAGGCGACGCTGGCTGTCTTCGTCGAGCTTGTCGTGGTGCGCCGAGAGGTACTCGACCAGCGCTTCACGATAACGGCCACGGGACTCGCTGGTGCCCAGGCTGTTGAGTTCGAGCTTGACCGCATCACGGATACCCAGCTCGCCCCACAGGCGCCAGGTCATGATGATCAGTTCGGCGTCGATGTCCGGACCGTCGAGGTTGAACACCTCCAGACCGATCTGGTGAAACTGACGATAACGGCCCTTCTGCGGACGCTCGTGACGGAACATCGGGCCGATGTACCAGAGTTTCTGCACCTGGCCACCGCCGGTGATGCCGTGTTCGAGTACGGCACGCACGCACGCCGCGGTGCCTTCCGGACGCAGGGTCAGGGAGTCGCCGTTGCGGTCTTCGAAGGTGTACATCTCTTTTTCGACGATGTCGGTCACTTCACCGATCGAGCGCTTGAACAGCTCGGTGAACTCGACGATCGGCATGCGGATCTGCTTGTAACCGTAGTTATCCAGCAGACGCGCAACGGTGCCCTCGAAATAACGCCACAGCGGGGTCTGTTCGGGCAGGATGTCGTTCATGCCACGAATGGCTTGCAGAGACTTGCTCACTTTAAATCCTTAAATTCGTTCGGCGCTTCAGTCAGGCTCAGCCGCGCGCAATAACGGCAGCGTCAGCTTCGACCTTTTCGGCCGCTTTCTGGCGAATCAGCTTTTCCAGCTCGTCCACCAGATTGTCATTCGTCAGTTTCTGCGACGGCTTGCCGTCGATGTAAATCAGGTTTGGCGTGCCGCCGGTCAGGCCGATATGGGCTTCCTTGGCTTCGCCGGGGCCGTTGACCACGCAACCGATCACCGCGACATCCAGCGGCACCAGCAGGTCTTCAAGGCGCCCTTCCAGCTCGTTCATGGTTTTCACTACATCGAAGTTCTGCCGCGAGCAGCTCGGGCAAGCGATGAAGTTGATGCCACGGGAACGCAGATGCAAAGACTTGAGAATGTCGTAACCGACCTTCACTTCCTCGACCGGGTCGGCCGCCAGCGAGATGCGGATGGTATCGCCAATCCCTTCGGCGAGCAGCATACCTAGGCCCACGGCGGATTTCACTGTGCCCGAACGCAATCCACCGGCTTCGGTGATGCCCAGGTGCAGCGGCTGGACGATTTCTTTCGCCAGCAACCGGTAGGCTTCGACGGCCATGAACACGTCGGAGGCCTTCACGCTGACCTTGAAGTCCTGGAAATTCAGGCGTTCGAGGTGTTCAACGTGACGCAGAGCGGACTCAACCAGCGCCGCTGGCGTCGGCTCGCCGTATTTCTTTTGCAGGTCTTTTTCCAGGGAACCGGCGTTGACGCCGATTCGGATCGGAATGCCGCGATCACGGGCGGCATCGACCACCGCACGCACGCGGTCTTCACGACCGATGTTGCCCGGGTTGATGCGCAGGCAGTCCACGCCCAGTTCGGCTACGCGCAAAGCGATCTTGTAGTCGAAGTGAATGTCGGCGACCAGCGGCACCTTGACCAGTTGCTTGATTCGGCCGAACGCCTCGGCGGCGTCCATGTCTGGCACCGAAACGCGGACGATGTCGACGCCAGCGGCTTCCAGACGGTTGATCTGCGCAACGGTGGCGGCCACGTCATTGGTGTCGCTGTTGGTCATGCTTTGCACCGCGATCGGCGCGTCGCCGCCCACCGGTACGTTGCCGACCCAGATCTTGCGCGAAACGCGACGTTTGATTGGAGATTCGCCGTGCATGACTTATTGACCCAACTTCAGGCGAGCAGTCTCGCCACTGGTGAACGGAGCGATATCGACCGGCTGGCCGTTGTAGCTGACCTGTGCAGCACGGGCAACGCCC
Encoded here:
- the hisS gene encoding histidine--tRNA ligase: MSKSLQAIRGMNDILPEQTPLWRYFEGTVARLLDNYGYKQIRMPIVEFTELFKRSIGEVTDIVEKEMYTFEDRNGDSLTLRPEGTAACVRAVLEHGITGGGQVQKLWYIGPMFRHERPQKGRYRQFHQIGLEVFNLDGPDIDAELIIMTWRLWGELGIRDAVKLELNSLGTSESRGRYREALVEYLSAHHDKLDEDSQRRLKTNPLRVLDTKNADTQAVLVDAPKMADYLDDESRAHFEGLKARLDAVGIPYVLNPKLVRGLDYYSKTVFEWVTDKLGAQGTVCAGGRYDGLVEQMGGKPTTGVGFAMGIERLVLMLETLEQIPEEISRQVDVYLCAFGEEAELAGLALAERVRDQLPNLRLQVNAGAGSFKSQFKKADKSGALYALILGDDEMAQQVVGFKPLRGQGEQQSIAWDALAAHLATCVVQG
- the ispG gene encoding flavodoxin-dependent (E)-4-hydroxy-3-methylbut-2-enyl-diphosphate synthase; this translates as MHGESPIKRRVSRKIWVGNVPVGGDAPIAVQSMTNSDTNDVAATVAQINRLEAAGVDIVRVSVPDMDAAEAFGRIKQLVKVPLVADIHFDYKIALRVAELGVDCLRINPGNIGREDRVRAVVDAARDRGIPIRIGVNAGSLEKDLQKKYGEPTPAALVESALRHVEHLERLNFQDFKVSVKASDVFMAVEAYRLLAKEIVQPLHLGITEAGGLRSGTVKSAVGLGMLLAEGIGDTIRISLAADPVEEVKVGYDILKSLHLRSRGINFIACPSCSRQNFDVVKTMNELEGRLEDLLVPLDVAVIGCVVNGPGEAKEAHIGLTGGTPNLIYIDGKPSQKLTNDNLVDELEKLIRQKAAEKVEADAAVIARG